In Aegilops tauschii subsp. strangulata cultivar AL8/78 chromosome 3, Aet v6.0, whole genome shotgun sequence, one genomic interval encodes:
- the LOC141020724 gene encoding uncharacterized protein, whose amino-acid sequence MVEEPSTKRRCGETSDQSIKEEQSIKEDDVQVPETLEVVCTSNPDTADEMLRRLFMKATGMYSRFVGVDVEYTRDDEPQQYAAVLQLCVEELCLVYHIAAATKWPKRLKSFLQEKKLFTFAGFSIHNDKEMLKMSGLEINPEKYIDIQKNYRVPYGCRKKPYDSLADVAASVIHPFYQNMKKKINRTEDHKLWGISPLPDYLIEYEAKDAYATYKAWKIIDNIKSGVEISEAQEADPYYHCHYAA is encoded by the exons ATGGTGGAGGAGCCGTCTACCAAGCGTCGGTGTGGCGAGACGTCCGACCAGAGCATCAAGGAAGAGCAGAGCATCAAGGAAGACGACGTTCAGGTCCCCG AGACGCTGGAGGTCGTCTGCACCAGCAATCCAGACACTGCCGACGAAATGCTCAGGAGGCTCTTCATGAAAGCCACCGGCATGTATTCTAGATTCGTCGGCGTTGATGTGGAGTATACCAGGGATGACGAACCTCAGCAGTACGCAGCAGTTCTGCAGTTATGCGTGGAGGAACTCTGCCTGGTGTACCACATCGCTGCGGCCACAAAATG GCCCAAGCGCCTCAAGAGCTTCCTCCAGGAGAAGAAGTTGTTCACCTTTGCCGGTTTCAGCATTCATAATGACAAAGAGATGCTGAAGATGTCTGGTTTGGAGATCAACCCCGAAAAGTACATCGACATTCAGAAAAACTATAGAGTTCCATATGGCTGCAGAAAGAAGCCGTACGACTCCTTGGCTGATGTTGCAGCCAGCGTCATCCACCCATTTTACcaaaacatgaagaagaagatcaaCAGGACCGAAGACCATAAACTGTGGGGGATCAGCCCGCTGCCAGACTACCTCATCGAGTACGAAGCGAAGGATGCGTACGCCACCTACAAGGCTTGGAAGATAATAGACAACATCAAATCAGGTGTGGAAATTTCAGAAGCACAGGAGGCTGACCCCTACTACCACTGCCACTACGCGGCATGA